The segment AGCGCCGGCCGGATATCCTTTTTATACTTTTCATACAAACGGTTCATGATTCACTCCTAGTCCAGCACGACGCCACATTTCTTGCAGACGCGCTGCTTGCCGGCGTCGCTGACGCGGTAGCCGATGCGGACGCCCTGTTCGCATTCCTTGCAATAGTACATCACGCTGGAGATCGGGATGGCCCCCTCGCGCTCGACGATGCCGCCCTTGATGTTTTTCTGCGGATTGGCGCGCACGTACTCCTTGATGATGTGAATCTTTTCGACCACCACCCGGTTTTTTTCCGAGACGATGCGCAGGATCTTGCCGGTCTTTTTCTTGTCCTGGCGGCGGCCGCTCTGGATGATCACCGTGTCGTTCTTCTTCAGTTTGAATTTTTGCATTTAGATCACCTCCGGGGCCAGGGAAACGATTTTCATGAATTTCTTTTCGCGGAGCTCCCTGGCCACCGGACCGAACACGCGCGTGCCGACCGGCTCGTTGGCCTTGTCGATGATCACGGCGGCGTTGTCCGAGAAGCGAATGTACGAACCGTCGCGGCGGCGGATTTCCTTGCTGGAACGAACAATCACAGCCCGGATCACGTCGCCCTTCTTTATCTTGGCGTTGGGTTCGGCCAGCTTCACCGAGCCGACGAAAATGTCGCCGACTTTGGCGATCTTGCCGACATCGCCGCCTAGGGCCCGGATGAACATGACTTCCTTGGCGCCGGAATTGTCGGCTACTTTCAGCTTGGTCTGCATCTGGATCATTGGGGCACCTCTTCCTTCTGGGTGGTCTGGGTCACGCTGGTGACCAGCCACCGCTTGTTCTTGCTGAGCGGCCGGACCAGTTTGATGGTCACCAGGTCACCCGGCTTGCATTTCCTTTCCTCGTCGTGGGCCAGGAAACTCGATTTTTTCTTGATGATCTTCTTGTAGGCGGGGTGGCTGACGACCCTTTCCACGCTTACCGAAACCGTTTTATCGGCCTTGGCCGACATGACCACGCCCTGCTGGGTGCGGGCAATTTTTTCTTTTTTAGGCGTCTTTTCCATCTTGGGACCTCATTTCCTTAAGTATTGTCATTAAACGGGCGATGTCTCGCTTGGTTTGCCTGATCTTGTAGGGGCTTTCCGCCTGCCCCAGGGTTTTCTGAAACTTCTGCTTGAACAGCTTGTCCTTCAACTCGTCCAGCTTGTTCTGGATCTCGCTGTGCGCCAGGGTTCTGATCTCTTTTACCTTCATAGTCCCGCTCCTATCTGCTGCCGCGAAATGAACCGGGTCTTGATCGGCAGTTTCCGCTGCGCCAGCTTCATGGCTTCCCTGGCCACCGTCTCGTTGACGCCTTCCAGCTCATAGAGAATGCGCCCGCGCTTGATGACGTCGACCCAGAATTCGGGGTCGCCCTTGCCCTTGCCCATGCGCACCTCGACCGGTTTCTTGGTGACCGGCTTGTAAGGGAAAACGCGGATCCACAGCTTGCCGCCGCGCTTGATGAAACGGTTGATGGCGATGCGGCCGGCCTCGATCTGCCTGGCGGTGATCCAGTCGTTCTCCATCGATTGCAGGCCGAACTCGCCGAATTCCAATTTATTTCCCTTGGTGGCAATGCCACGGCGTTTGCCCCGGAAAACCTTCCGATGC is part of the Candidatus Aminicenantes bacterium genome and harbors:
- the rplP gene encoding 50S ribosomal protein L16 — protein: MLMPAKVKHRKVFRGKRRGIATKGNKLEFGEFGLQSMENDWITARQIEAGRIAINRFIKRGGKLWIRVFPYKPVTKKPVEVRMGKGKGDPEFWVDVIKRGRILYELEGVNETVAREAMKLAQRKLPIKTRFISRQQIGAGL
- the rpsQ gene encoding 30S ribosomal protein S17, with the translated sequence MEKTPKKEKIARTQQGVVMSAKADKTVSVSVERVVSHPAYKKIIKKKSSFLAHDEERKCKPGDLVTIKLVRPLSKNKRWLVTSVTQTTQKEEVPQ
- the rplX gene encoding 50S ribosomal protein L24; amino-acid sequence: MQKFKLKKNDTVIIQSGRRQDKKKTGKILRIVSEKNRVVVEKIHIIKEYVRANPQKNIKGGIVEREGAIPISSVMYYCKECEQGVRIGYRVSDAGKQRVCKKCGVVLD
- the rplN gene encoding 50S ribosomal protein L14 is translated as MIQMQTKLKVADNSGAKEVMFIRALGGDVGKIAKVGDIFVGSVKLAEPNAKIKKGDVIRAVIVRSSKEIRRRDGSYIRFSDNAAVIIDKANEPVGTRVFGPVARELREKKFMKIVSLAPEVI
- the rpmC gene encoding 50S ribosomal protein L29 translates to MKVKEIRTLAHSEIQNKLDELKDKLFKQKFQKTLGQAESPYKIRQTKRDIARLMTILKEMRSQDGKDA